A window of Paenibacillus phoenicis genomic DNA:
GTGCGTCTCCGCCACGTTCAGCAAGCAGGCTACCTCCGGGCGGAACGCCCGGGTCCCCTTCAGCTGAAAGCTGCTGAGCTCGGCGACCAGCCAATTGCCTTCATCCGCCTCCTCGGCGGCCTCGCACAGCGGGATGCCGATATTGCCGGCGACAATCGGTCTCATGCCGGCAGCCTCCAGCATGTTGCCGATCCACGTTGTCGTGGTCGTTTTACCGTTGGATCCGGTGATCCCGAGAATGGGAGCCGGGCTGATCAAATAAGCGACCTCCACCTCCGTCACAACCTCGATGCCAAGCTCAATCGCCCTGGCCACGGGAGGCGCGGTATACGGGATTCCGGGGTTTTTAACGACCAGCGAAACGCCCTCATGAATGAGATCGTCCGGATGACCTCCGCATACAACAGAAATTCCCAAAGCCTCCAATTCGGATGCTTCGGGACACTGTTCTCGTTCTTTTTTATCGTTGACCGTGATGACGGCGCCATAATGATGCAGGGTTTTGGCGACCTGAACGCCGCTTCTCGCCAAACCGAGAACGACAACCTGACGTCCCCGGTATTCTTCTGGATGATTCATCTTCATTACAACCCCTTGTTCAAGTAAAGTCCTATGACCGCCAGCACCAGTCCAACCGCCCAGAAGGTGACGTCAACGCGCCATTCCGACCATCCGGACAACTCGAAATGATGGTGAATCGGGCTCATTTTAAATACCCGTTTGCCGCGTGTCTTAAACGAAATGACCTGGATGACGACGGACAACATTTCGATGACGAAAATTCCGCCGATGACCAGGAACAACAGCTCGGTTTTGGTGACGATCGCAATCGCTCCAATCGCCCCGCCGATGCCCAGCGAACCGGTATCGCCCATGAACACCTTGGCCGGATGAGCGTTAAATACCAGAAAGCCCAGCACGGCACCGATCATGGCTGCCGCACAAACCGCGGCAGGAAGCGAAGTCACCTGCATGGCGATCACCGCAAACGCCCCCAGTGCAATCGCGCTGACGCCAGACAGCAAGCCGTCCACGCCATCGGTAAAATTCACGGCGTTGGTCACCGCCATCATCATAATGACGATAAACGGATAATAGAACCACGGGCCCCAGTCAAACGCAATGTCCGTCCCCGGTATAACGATCGCTGTGCTATGGCCCTCCGAGATGAGCAAGGCACACATGATTCCGGCGAACAGCAGCTGTCCAATCAATTTCTGTCTGGGTGTGAGACCCAAAGACCGATTAAATACAATTTTGATATAGTCGTCGAGAAATCCGACCAGTCCAAAGCCAAGCGTGGCGACCAGAAGCACGTAGAAGTCGGTATTCACAACGGAAAATTTCAAGAAAGCTAACGTAAACGCCAATAGGATAATGATGCCGCCCATCGTTGGCGTTCCCGCCTTTTTCAAATGGCTTTGCGGCCCTTCGCCGCGGATTTGCTGGCCGAATTTGAGTCTTCTCAGCAGCGGAATGATCAGCGGAGCCGAGATGACCTCCAGAATAAAAGATACGCCGATCGTTAGCAAGATAAGTCCAAAATCCATGGGATCCCCCCCTTTCGCCGGTATTAGTGTGTCAGCTCGCTAGTTTTGATCGCTTCGACGACTTCTTCGAGTTTCATGCCTCGGGAAGCCTTAACCAAGACGACGTCCTGCGGATGCAGCAACGAAACCAGCTTGCGGATCAGTTCAGACTTATCAGTATATGCATGAATGAAATTCGGGTCCAACTGTTTCTTCGCCCCTTCGGCGATGTGGCGGGAAAGCGGACCGCAGGTGAACAGCTGATCCACCGTACCTGGTGTCAACATCTCCCCGATTTCGCGATGGTAATCTGCCTCGGAATCGCCCAGCTCCAGCATATCGCCGAGCACGGCGATTTTC
This region includes:
- the mraY gene encoding phospho-N-acetylmuramoyl-pentapeptide-transferase; translation: MDFGLILLTIGVSFILEVISAPLIIPLLRRLKFGQQIRGEGPQSHLKKAGTPTMGGIIILLAFTLAFLKFSVVNTDFYVLLVATLGFGLVGFLDDYIKIVFNRSLGLTPRQKLIGQLLFAGIMCALLISEGHSTAIVIPGTDIAFDWGPWFYYPFIVIMMMAVTNAVNFTDGVDGLLSGVSAIALGAFAVIAMQVTSLPAAVCAAAMIGAVLGFLVFNAHPAKVFMGDTGSLGIGGAIGAIAIVTKTELLFLVIGGIFVIEMLSVVIQVISFKTRGKRVFKMSPIHHHFELSGWSEWRVDVTFWAVGLVLAVIGLYLNKGL